One window from the genome of Nocardioides panaciterrulae encodes:
- a CDS encoding phosphatidylglycerol lysyltransferase domain-containing protein, whose translation MLARLWDTLRTPSWAARIVALVGAVTLASSLLPALRGRTEMVYRLVPDVFPAAATTGAAAVGVILLLLSRALRRGKFRAWLLATVLALVGAVLHLVKGFDFEEAMLSLALFVLLATARERFTARPDPRSTRKLVTVLLAGPVVAGGLGWIWLELDASGEAAGTSTGDRASHALLGLLGIPGPVQFVRPEQGDRAAVALVVLGAAVLFLAVLVALQPADGPHPLDEEDREPLLGLLGRWGHIDSLSYFALRDDRSVLFSPTGKAAITYQVVGTVSLAAGDPIGDPEAWPGAVTAWLDEARAFGWVPAVLAASERGAETFVRAGLDALELGDEAIVHTSEFTLEGRSMRVVRQAVSRCTRAGLVATCHRVADLDASTTELVHARAEEWRDGAVERGFSMALGRLGDPRDRDAVMVLCRDAAGTLRGMLHLVPWGGDGLSLDLMRRDRDAENGMVELMVTELVRWAAGRGVRRVSLNFAVFRSVFARGERLGAGPVLRLWRGLLLWASRFWQIESLYRANAKYRPEWRPRFVCFRSSTDLPRVGVAALRAEAFLVAPTWLRRLLPS comes from the coding sequence ATGCTCGCCCGCCTCTGGGACACCCTCCGTACCCCGTCCTGGGCGGCCCGGATCGTGGCTCTGGTCGGAGCGGTCACGCTGGCCTCCTCGCTGCTGCCCGCCTTGCGGGGGCGGACTGAGATGGTCTACCGGCTGGTGCCCGACGTGTTCCCGGCCGCGGCCACGACCGGGGCCGCGGCGGTCGGGGTGATCCTCCTCCTCCTGTCTCGGGCGCTGCGACGCGGGAAGTTCCGCGCCTGGTTGCTGGCGACCGTCCTCGCGCTGGTCGGGGCCGTGCTGCACCTCGTCAAGGGCTTCGACTTCGAGGAGGCGATGCTCTCCCTCGCCCTGTTCGTGCTGCTGGCAACCGCGCGGGAGAGGTTCACCGCCCGCCCGGACCCGCGGTCGACCCGCAAGCTCGTCACCGTGCTGCTGGCCGGACCGGTCGTAGCCGGCGGGCTCGGCTGGATCTGGCTGGAGCTCGACGCCAGCGGCGAGGCTGCGGGCACGTCGACCGGAGACCGGGCATCGCATGCGCTCCTCGGGCTGCTGGGGATCCCGGGCCCGGTCCAGTTCGTCCGGCCGGAGCAGGGCGACCGGGCCGCGGTGGCCCTCGTCGTCCTCGGCGCGGCGGTGCTCTTCCTGGCCGTCCTCGTCGCCCTGCAGCCTGCAGACGGTCCGCACCCCCTCGACGAGGAGGACCGCGAGCCGCTGCTGGGCCTGCTCGGTCGGTGGGGTCACATCGACTCGTTGTCGTACTTCGCCCTCCGCGACGACCGGTCGGTGCTCTTCTCTCCAACCGGCAAGGCAGCCATCACCTACCAGGTGGTCGGCACTGTCTCGCTCGCGGCCGGCGACCCGATCGGGGACCCGGAGGCCTGGCCCGGTGCCGTGACCGCATGGCTCGACGAGGCCCGCGCGTTCGGCTGGGTGCCGGCGGTGCTCGCCGCGAGCGAGCGCGGTGCCGAGACCTTCGTACGCGCCGGTCTCGACGCCCTGGAGCTCGGGGACGAGGCCATCGTGCACACGAGCGAGTTCACGCTCGAGGGGCGCAGCATGCGTGTGGTGCGGCAGGCCGTGTCACGGTGCACCCGCGCCGGTCTGGTCGCCACCTGCCACCGGGTCGCTGACCTGGACGCGTCCACCACCGAGCTCGTCCATGCCCGGGCGGAGGAGTGGCGCGACGGCGCGGTCGAGCGAGGCTTCTCCATGGCCCTGGGCCGGCTCGGCGACCCGCGCGACCGCGACGCCGTGATGGTGCTGTGCCGCGACGCCGCCGGGACCCTGCGGGGGATGCTCCACCTGGTGCCCTGGGGTGGCGACGGCCTGAGCCTCGACCTGATGCGCCGCGACCGGGACGCCGAGAACGGCATGGTCGAGCTGATGGTCACCGAGCTGGTGCGGTGGGCTGCTGGGCGAGGCGTACGCCGCGTCTCGCTGAACTTCGCGGTGTTCCGCAGCGTCTTCGCCCGCGGGGAGCGGCTGGGCGCAGGGCCCGTGCTGCGGTTGTGGCGAGGGCTCCTGCTCTGGGCGTCACGGTTCTGGCAGATCGAGTCGCTCTACCGTGCCAACGCGAAGTACCGGCCGGAGTGGCGGCCCCGCTTCGTGTGCTTCCGATCCTCGACCGACCTGCCCCGGGTGGGTGTGGCCGCGCTGCGGGCCGAAGCCTTCCTCGTTGCGCCGACGTGGCTGCGCCGGCTGCTGCCGTCGTGA
- a CDS encoding HNH endonuclease signature motif containing protein, whose translation MDHDETELATLDDHDLLAGGVADGAVAARADARRWARLVEFHRRCGLDFEARTAVSPNHSLTPRAETATEVSLLWGLEEKRVRHELNVALFLEQHFPVVWALCLAGQLDAYRAGVIADHVRHAVSDPVQLKQVAQRLTEFLERHLSDAHGVEGVPPVVVCTSKQLRNKLDYEVRRLQPAEADRRHREAKARRSVQTTELPDGMAHLGVTATVDQVRIAERRLTLAAKQQREQGDERTLAQLRSDLAMDLLCGREEGVPVPRYARPVIVATVPVQTLMGVSDDPGLLSGGTPITAGHARAIALQPGSTWYRMLTDPAGGVVELSTTSYKPTAPIWREVVATWESCFEPTCTAPAAEAELDHRIEWPRGETTPGNLWPGCKRGHTAKHAPGFSVQTTTDGSFVLRTRAGFEHPIAPPARPATSAWPEMCAPVAGEVQFSATELLDALAELRDRRDQERAEDLERDRILAWEHGLLPERFVA comes from the coding sequence GTGGACCATGACGAGACGGAGCTGGCGACGCTCGATGACCACGACCTGTTGGCGGGTGGGGTGGCCGATGGGGCGGTGGCGGCGCGGGCGGATGCTCGACGGTGGGCGCGGTTGGTGGAGTTCCACCGGCGGTGCGGGCTGGACTTCGAGGCGCGTACGGCGGTCTCGCCGAACCACAGCCTGACACCGCGGGCGGAGACCGCGACCGAGGTGTCGCTGCTGTGGGGACTGGAGGAGAAGCGGGTCCGCCACGAGCTGAACGTGGCGTTGTTCCTGGAGCAGCACTTCCCGGTGGTGTGGGCGTTGTGTCTGGCCGGGCAGCTCGATGCCTACCGGGCCGGGGTGATCGCCGACCACGTCCGGCACGCGGTCTCCGATCCGGTGCAGCTGAAGCAGGTGGCGCAGCGCCTGACGGAGTTCTTGGAGCGGCACCTCTCGGACGCCCACGGGGTGGAGGGGGTGCCGCCGGTGGTGGTGTGCACGTCCAAGCAGCTGCGCAACAAGCTGGACTACGAGGTCCGTCGCTTGCAGCCGGCGGAGGCGGACCGGCGGCACCGGGAGGCGAAGGCGAGGCGGTCGGTGCAGACCACCGAGCTGCCCGACGGGATGGCCCACCTCGGCGTCACCGCGACGGTGGACCAGGTGCGGATCGCGGAGCGGCGGCTGACGCTGGCCGCCAAGCAGCAGCGCGAGCAGGGTGATGAGCGGACGCTGGCGCAGCTGAGGTCCGACCTGGCGATGGACCTGCTGTGCGGGCGGGAGGAGGGCGTGCCGGTGCCGCGGTACGCCCGGCCGGTGATCGTGGCGACGGTGCCGGTGCAGACCCTGATGGGGGTCTCCGACGACCCGGGGCTGCTCTCGGGCGGCACACCGATCACCGCCGGCCATGCGCGCGCAATCGCGCTGCAGCCGGGGTCGACGTGGTACCGGATGCTGACCGACCCCGCGGGCGGGGTGGTGGAGCTGTCCACGACCTCCTACAAACCCACCGCGCCGATCTGGCGGGAGGTCGTGGCGACCTGGGAGTCGTGTTTCGAGCCGACGTGCACGGCGCCGGCGGCAGAGGCCGAGCTGGACCACCGGATCGAGTGGCCACGGGGCGAGACCACCCCGGGCAACCTGTGGCCGGGCTGCAAGCGGGGCCACACCGCCAAGCACGCGCCCGGCTTCAGCGTCCAGACCACGACCGACGGCTCGTTCGTGCTGCGCACCCGCGCCGGCTTCGAGCACCCGATCGCCCCACCCGCCCGGCCGGCCACGAGCGCGTGGCCCGAGATGTGCGCCCCCGTCGCGGGTGAGGTCCAGTTCTCGGCGACTGAGCTCCTCGATGCGCTGGCCGAGCTCCGCGACCGGCGCGACCAGGAACGCGCCGAGGACCTCGAGCGCGACCGGATCCTGGCGTGGGAGCACGGCCTCCTGCCCGAGCGCTTCGTGGCGTAA
- a CDS encoding SpoIID/LytB domain-containing protein: MRSTRRRLTPAAVLLAVAATTVGLTAPSYAAGDTFKVPAKATVVVKGHGYGHGHGMSQYGAEGAARQGLGYRDIAKFYYQGTSWGETKGAVSVHLSVNTSNAVVVLPRQGLAVRDLVARQRTVLPDNGATRWRLAPGPKGGTRIGYRAGGKWHAFATAKGAAQFAAHGQPITLMTSLGERPYRGRLRSVAPDPGTNSRDTVNLLSMENYVKGVVPLEMPALWSADAVRTQAVAARTYAAYERDHPISDDYQICDTGACQVYGGVAAEHPASNAAVDATRHEVLTADGEPAFTQFGASSGGWTSAGSVPYLGARQDPYDGWGGNPVHSWKVSLSDATLEQAWPAIGNLRRIVVTSRDGNGDWGGRLQSLVLVGSDGRVPVSGDTFRAVLGLRSTWATFKVNRTSVARPARGSAGVDWSLLAADLAGGR; encoded by the coding sequence ATGAGGTCGACCCGTCGGCGCCTGACCCCTGCCGCCGTCCTGCTCGCCGTCGCCGCCACGACGGTCGGGCTCACGGCCCCGTCGTACGCCGCCGGCGACACCTTCAAGGTGCCCGCGAAGGCGACCGTGGTGGTCAAGGGCCACGGCTACGGGCACGGCCACGGCATGTCGCAGTACGGCGCCGAGGGCGCCGCGCGGCAGGGCCTGGGCTACCGCGACATCGCGAAGTTCTACTACCAGGGCACCAGCTGGGGGGAGACCAAGGGCGCGGTGAGCGTGCACCTCAGCGTCAACACCTCCAACGCCGTCGTGGTGCTGCCGCGCCAGGGCCTCGCGGTCCGCGACCTCGTCGCGAGGCAGCGCACGGTGCTGCCGGACAACGGTGCCACCCGCTGGCGCCTCGCGCCGGGCCCGAAGGGCGGCACCCGGATCGGCTACCGGGCGGGCGGCAAGTGGCACGCCTTCGCGACCGCGAAGGGTGCGGCCCAGTTCGCCGCCCACGGTCAGCCGATCACGCTGATGACCTCGCTGGGCGAGCGGCCCTACCGCGGCCGGCTGCGCTCGGTCGCGCCCGACCCGGGCACCAACAGCCGCGACACCGTGAACCTGCTGTCGATGGAGAACTACGTCAAGGGCGTGGTGCCCCTCGAGATGCCGGCGCTGTGGAGCGCCGACGCGGTCCGCACGCAGGCGGTCGCCGCCCGCACCTACGCGGCCTACGAGCGCGACCACCCGATCTCCGACGACTACCAGATCTGCGACACCGGCGCCTGTCAGGTGTACGGCGGGGTGGCGGCCGAGCACCCGGCCTCCAACGCGGCGGTCGACGCCACCCGCCACGAAGTGCTGACCGCGGACGGCGAGCCCGCGTTCACCCAGTTCGGCGCGAGCTCCGGCGGCTGGACCTCCGCCGGCTCGGTGCCCTACCTCGGGGCCCGGCAGGACCCCTACGACGGCTGGGGCGGCAACCCGGTGCACTCGTGGAAGGTCTCGCTGAGCGACGCCACCCTCGAGCAGGCCTGGCCGGCGATCGGCAACCTACGCAGGATCGTGGTGACCTCCCGCGACGGCAACGGCGACTGGGGCGGGCGGCTGCAGTCGCTGGTGCTGGTGGGCAGCGACGGGCGCGTCCCGGTCTCCGGTGACACCTTCCGCGCGGTGCTGGGGCTTCGCTCGACCTGGGCGACCTTCAAGGTGAACCGGACGAGCGTCGCGCGTCCCGCCCGGGGCTCTGCCGGCGTCGACTGGAGCCTGCTCGCCGCCGACCTCGCCGGCGGCCGCTGA
- a CDS encoding pyruvate carboxylase — translation MFNKVLVANRGEIAIRAFRAAFEVGARTVAVFPHEDRWSEHRLKADEAYEIGERGHPVRAYLDPQAIVETAVRAGADAVYPGYGFLSENPALAEACANAGLTFVGPSAEVLTLTGNKARAIAAAKAAGVPTLASVAPSTDVDELVASAEALPYPLFVKAVAGGGGRGMRRVDDPAGLREAVETCMREADGAFGDPTVFIEQAVVDPRHIEVQILADAEGNVIHLFERDCSVQRRHQKVVEIAPAPNLDPELRDRICADAVRFATEIGYRNAGTVEFLLDPQGNYVFIEMNPRIQVEHTVTEEVTDVDLVQSQLRIASGETLADLGLSQETVTLRGAALQCRITTEDPANSFRPDTGKITTYRSPGGAGIRVDGGTTYTGAEVSAHFDSMLAKLTCRGRTFDHAVQRARRAVAEFRIRGVTTNIAFLQAVLEDPDFAAGRVTTSFIETHPQLLAARGQGDRGSKLLRYLADVTVNRPHGEAPVSVDPVSKLPEVDLTVPAPDGTRQLLLAVGPEEFARRLRAQDRVAVTDTTFRDAHQSLLATRVRTRDLVAVAGHVARTTPELWSLEAWGGATYDVGLRFLAEDPWERLAALRQAVPNICLQMLLRGRNTVGYTPYPSEVTDAFVAEAAETGIDVFRIFDALNDVNQMRPAIDAVRATGRGVAEVALCYTGDLSDPAERLYTLDYYLRLAERIVDAGAHVLAIKDMAGLLRVPAARQLVTALRERFDLPVHLHTHDTTGGQLATLVAAIDAGVDAVDAATASMAGTTSQPPLSALISATDHGERETGLSLQAACALEPYWEATRRVYAPFESGLPSPTGRVYTHEIPGGQLSNLRQQAIALGLGEKFEQIEDMYAAADRILGHVVKVTPSSKVVGDLALHLVAVGADPDEFEEDPGRFDIPDSVVGFLNGELGDPPGGWPEPFRTKALAGRTWKAPAEKLEPEQAERLQHGGPGRQRLLNELLFPGPTREFTESRETYGDISVLPTTDYLYGLQHGEEHEVSIEEGKTLILGVQAIGEPDERGYRTVMATINGQLRPISVRDRAVASEVAAAEKADAGKPGQVAAPFQGVVTIVVAEGDRVAAGDTVATIEAMKMEAAITAPVAGTVQRLALPGTQAVDGGDLVLVIG, via the coding sequence ATGTTCAACAAGGTGCTGGTAGCCAACCGCGGCGAGATCGCGATCCGGGCGTTCCGTGCCGCCTTCGAGGTGGGCGCGCGGACGGTCGCCGTCTTCCCCCACGAGGACCGCTGGTCGGAGCACCGGCTGAAGGCGGACGAGGCCTACGAGATCGGCGAGCGCGGCCACCCGGTCCGCGCCTACCTGGACCCGCAGGCGATCGTCGAGACGGCCGTGCGCGCGGGCGCCGACGCCGTCTACCCCGGCTACGGCTTCCTGTCGGAGAACCCGGCGCTGGCCGAGGCGTGCGCGAACGCCGGCCTCACCTTCGTCGGTCCGAGCGCCGAGGTGCTGACGCTGACCGGCAACAAGGCCCGGGCGATCGCGGCCGCGAAGGCCGCGGGCGTGCCGACGCTGGCCTCGGTGGCCCCCTCCACCGACGTCGACGAGCTGGTCGCGTCCGCCGAGGCGCTGCCCTACCCGCTGTTCGTGAAGGCGGTCGCCGGCGGCGGCGGTCGCGGCATGCGACGGGTCGACGACCCGGCCGGCCTGCGCGAGGCCGTCGAGACCTGCATGCGCGAGGCCGACGGCGCGTTCGGCGACCCCACGGTCTTCATCGAGCAGGCGGTCGTCGACCCCCGGCACATCGAGGTGCAGATCCTCGCCGACGCCGAGGGCAACGTGATCCACCTCTTCGAGCGCGACTGCTCGGTGCAGCGGCGCCACCAGAAGGTCGTCGAGATCGCCCCGGCCCCGAACCTGGACCCGGAGCTGCGGGACCGGATCTGCGCCGACGCCGTGCGGTTCGCCACCGAGATCGGCTACCGCAACGCCGGCACCGTGGAGTTCCTGCTCGACCCGCAGGGCAACTACGTGTTCATCGAGATGAACCCGCGGATCCAGGTCGAGCACACGGTGACCGAGGAGGTCACCGACGTCGACCTGGTGCAGTCCCAGCTGCGGATCGCCTCGGGCGAGACGCTGGCCGACCTGGGGCTCTCCCAGGAGACCGTGACGCTGCGCGGCGCGGCCCTGCAGTGCCGGATCACCACCGAGGACCCGGCCAACAGCTTCCGCCCCGACACCGGCAAGATCACCACCTACCGCTCCCCCGGTGGCGCCGGGATCCGGGTGGACGGCGGGACGACGTACACCGGTGCCGAGGTCTCCGCCCACTTCGACTCGATGCTGGCCAAGCTGACCTGCCGCGGCCGCACCTTCGACCACGCCGTGCAGCGCGCGCGGCGCGCGGTCGCGGAGTTCCGCATCCGGGGCGTGACGACCAACATCGCGTTCCTCCAGGCGGTGCTCGAGGACCCGGACTTCGCGGCGGGCCGGGTCACCACGTCGTTCATCGAGACCCACCCTCAGCTGCTCGCGGCCCGGGGCCAGGGCGACCGCGGCAGCAAGCTGCTGCGCTACCTCGCCGACGTGACCGTGAACCGGCCGCACGGCGAGGCACCGGTCAGCGTGGACCCGGTCAGCAAGCTGCCCGAGGTCGACCTCACCGTGCCGGCGCCGGACGGCACCCGCCAGCTGCTGCTGGCGGTCGGCCCGGAGGAGTTCGCGCGCCGGCTGCGGGCCCAGGACCGGGTGGCGGTCACCGACACCACCTTCCGCGACGCCCACCAGTCGCTGCTGGCCACCCGGGTCCGCACCCGGGACCTGGTCGCGGTCGCCGGCCACGTCGCCCGGACCACGCCCGAGCTGTGGTCGCTGGAGGCGTGGGGCGGGGCGACGTACGACGTGGGGCTGCGCTTCCTGGCCGAGGACCCGTGGGAGCGGCTCGCCGCGCTGCGCCAGGCCGTGCCGAACATCTGCCTGCAGATGCTGCTGCGGGGGCGCAACACCGTCGGCTACACGCCGTACCCGAGCGAGGTCACCGACGCGTTCGTCGCCGAGGCCGCCGAGACCGGCATCGACGTGTTCCGGATCTTCGACGCGCTCAACGACGTCAACCAGATGCGGCCCGCGATCGACGCGGTCCGGGCCACCGGGAGGGGCGTCGCCGAGGTCGCACTGTGCTACACCGGCGACCTCTCGGACCCCGCCGAGCGGCTCTACACGCTCGACTACTACCTGCGGCTGGCCGAGCGCATCGTCGACGCCGGCGCCCACGTGCTCGCGATCAAGGACATGGCCGGCCTGCTGCGGGTCCCGGCGGCCCGGCAGCTGGTCACGGCGCTGCGCGAGCGCTTCGACCTCCCCGTGCACCTGCACACCCACGACACCACCGGCGGCCAGCTCGCGACGCTGGTCGCCGCGATCGATGCGGGCGTCGACGCCGTCGACGCCGCGACCGCCTCGATGGCCGGCACCACCTCCCAGCCGCCGCTGTCGGCGCTCATCTCGGCGACCGACCACGGCGAGCGCGAGACCGGGTTGTCGCTGCAGGCGGCGTGTGCGCTGGAGCCCTACTGGGAGGCGACGCGGCGGGTCTACGCGCCGTTCGAGTCCGGGCTGCCCTCGCCCACCGGCCGGGTCTACACCCACGAGATCCCCGGCGGCCAGCTGTCCAACCTGCGCCAGCAGGCGATCGCGCTCGGCCTCGGCGAGAAGTTCGAGCAGATCGAGGACATGTACGCCGCGGCGGACCGGATCCTCGGCCACGTGGTCAAGGTGACCCCGTCCTCGAAGGTGGTCGGCGACCTCGCCCTGCACCTGGTGGCGGTCGGCGCCGACCCGGACGAGTTCGAGGAGGACCCGGGCAGGTTCGACATTCCGGACTCGGTGGTCGGCTTCCTCAACGGCGAGCTGGGTGACCCGCCCGGCGGCTGGCCCGAGCCGTTCCGCACCAAGGCGCTGGCGGGACGCACCTGGAAGGCGCCGGCGGAGAAGCTGGAGCCCGAGCAGGCCGAGCGGCTCCAGCACGGCGGTCCCGGGCGGCAGCGGCTGCTCAACGAGCTGCTCTTCCCCGGACCCACCCGGGAGTTCACGGAGTCCCGGGAGACCTACGGCGACATCTCGGTGCTGCCGACGACCGACTACCTCTACGGGCTCCAGCACGGCGAGGAGCACGAGGTGTCGATCGAGGAGGGCAAGACGCTCATCCTCGGCGTGCAGGCGATCGGCGAGCCGGACGAGCGCGGCTACCGGACGGTGATGGCCACCATCAACGGCCAGCTGCGCCCGATCAGCGTGCGCGACCGCGCGGTGGCCTCGGAGGTGGCGGCCGCGGAGAAGGCGGATGCCGGCAAGCCGGGCCAGGTCGCGGCGCCGTTCCAGGGCGTGGTGACGATCGTGGTCGCCGAGGGCGACCGGGTCGCCGCGGGTGACACGGTCGCGACCATCGAGGCGATGAAGATGGAGGCCGCGATCACCGCGCCGGTCGCCGGCACCGTGCAGCGGTTGGCGCTCCCGGGCACCCAGGCCGTGGACGGTGGCGACCTGGTGCTGGTGATCGGGTAG
- a CDS encoding SGNH/GDSL hydrolase family protein, with amino-acid sequence MLRRALVTALLVLSVVAAGGVAPATARVADPAAGVDYVALGDSYSAGPLIPTARRDPDGCLRSTNNYPAYLAGYLDVATYRDVTCSGARSSDFEQRQSLVVGTPAPPQLDALSAETDLVTVGIGGNDFGLFGSMIDTCQRVREQDPEGRPCRAAFTARVHGHRVDTKLRDARRVQHTVGHALALVHRHAPNARVVVLGYPRLLPVTGTCAAVPFATGDYGWARHVERRLNRSIRNAAAGHHATYVDLYPAFLRHDACAGDQAWINGSQVKIGLALNFHPFQAGEREMARATYQQLTGSVAPTDGDAAPPPGSIVTNPGGGGAAVSPSARR; translated from the coding sequence ATGCTCCGGCGTGCACTCGTCACCGCGCTGCTCGTGCTCTCGGTCGTGGCTGCGGGAGGCGTGGCACCGGCGACGGCGCGGGTCGCCGACCCGGCGGCCGGGGTGGACTACGTCGCGCTGGGCGACTCCTACAGCGCGGGCCCGCTGATCCCCACCGCGCGCCGGGACCCGGACGGCTGCCTGCGCTCGACGAACAACTACCCGGCGTACCTCGCCGGCTACCTCGACGTCGCGACCTACCGGGACGTCACCTGCTCGGGCGCGCGGAGCTCGGACTTCGAGCAGCGGCAGTCGCTGGTGGTCGGGACGCCCGCGCCACCGCAGCTCGACGCGCTCTCCGCGGAGACCGACCTGGTCACCGTGGGCATCGGGGGCAACGACTTCGGCCTCTTCGGCTCGATGATCGACACCTGCCAGCGGGTGCGGGAGCAGGACCCCGAGGGCCGCCCGTGCCGGGCCGCCTTCACCGCGCGGGTGCACGGGCACCGGGTCGACACCAAGCTCCGCGACGCGCGGCGCGTCCAGCACACCGTGGGCCACGCGCTGGCCCTGGTGCACCGGCACGCGCCGAACGCGCGGGTGGTCGTCCTCGGCTACCCGCGGCTGCTGCCGGTCACCGGCACCTGCGCGGCGGTGCCGTTCGCGACCGGCGACTACGGCTGGGCGCGCCACGTCGAGCGCCGGCTGAACCGGTCGATCCGCAACGCCGCGGCCGGCCACCACGCGACGTACGTCGACCTCTACCCGGCCTTCCTGCGGCACGACGCCTGCGCCGGCGACCAGGCCTGGATCAACGGTTCGCAGGTGAAGATCGGCCTCGCGCTCAACTTCCACCCGTTCCAGGCGGGGGAGCGGGAGATGGCGCGCGCGACCTACCAGCAGCTGACCGGGTCGGTCGCGCCGACCGACGGGGACGCGGCGCCGCCGCCGGGGTCGATCGTGACCAACCCCGGCGGCGGAGGCGCGGCGGTCAGTCCTTCAGCTCGCAGATGA
- a CDS encoding biotin carboxylase N-terminal domain-containing protein — protein sequence MPESKPLQKVLIANRGEIAVRVIRACKDAGIGSVAVYAEPDRDALFVRLADEAHSLEGATPADSYLDIAKIIAVAEKSGADSVHPGYGFLAENADFAQAVIDAGLVWIGPPPAAIEALGDKAKAKHIAERADAPLAPGTKDPVKDADEVVAFAEANGLPVAIKAVFGGGGRGLKVARTLEEIPDAYESAVREAVTAFGRGECLVEKFLDKPRHVETQCLADSHGNVVVVSTRDCSLQRRHQKLVEEAPAPFLSDEQMTRLYESSKAILREAGYVGAGTCEFLVAKDGTISFLEVNTRLQVEHCVSEEVTGIDLVREMFRIAAGDELGYDDPEIRGHAIEFRINAEDGGRNFMPAPGTLSAWSPPQGPGIRVDGGYENGETVPGSFDSLIAKLIVTGRDRTQALERSRRALDEFVVDGMPTVIPFHQAVVRDPAYVGASTPSGEGEFTVYTTWIETDFDNQITPYAGDSAEAEEAGERQRVVVEVGGKRLEVVLPAGLGGLAAGGPAAGGKKPKRSAGKKAGAAVSGDAVASPMQGTIVKVVVEEGQEVAEGDTVVVIEAMKMEQPLKAHKSGTVTGLQVEVGATVSNGAVICELKD from the coding sequence GTGCCGGAGAGCAAGCCCCTTCAGAAGGTCCTCATCGCGAACCGTGGCGAGATCGCGGTCCGGGTCATCCGCGCCTGCAAGGACGCGGGCATCGGGAGCGTGGCGGTCTACGCCGAGCCCGACCGGGACGCACTGTTCGTGCGGCTGGCCGACGAGGCCCACTCGCTGGAGGGCGCGACCCCCGCGGACTCCTACCTCGACATCGCCAAGATCATCGCGGTCGCCGAGAAGTCCGGCGCCGACTCGGTCCACCCGGGTTACGGCTTCCTGGCCGAGAACGCCGACTTCGCCCAGGCCGTGATCGACGCCGGCCTGGTCTGGATCGGCCCGCCCCCGGCGGCGATCGAGGCGCTGGGCGACAAGGCCAAGGCCAAGCACATCGCCGAGCGGGCCGACGCCCCGCTCGCGCCGGGCACCAAGGACCCCGTCAAGGACGCCGACGAGGTCGTCGCCTTCGCCGAGGCCAACGGGCTGCCGGTCGCGATCAAGGCGGTCTTCGGCGGCGGCGGCCGCGGCCTGAAGGTCGCCCGCACCCTCGAGGAGATCCCCGACGCCTACGAGTCGGCCGTCCGCGAGGCCGTCACCGCGTTCGGTCGCGGCGAGTGCCTGGTGGAGAAGTTCCTCGACAAGCCGCGCCACGTCGAGACCCAGTGCCTCGCCGACTCCCACGGCAACGTCGTGGTGGTCTCCACCCGTGACTGCTCGTTGCAGCGCCGCCACCAGAAGCTGGTCGAGGAGGCGCCCGCGCCGTTCCTCAGCGACGAGCAGATGACCCGCCTCTACGAGTCCTCCAAGGCGATCCTGCGCGAGGCGGGCTACGTCGGCGCCGGCACCTGCGAGTTCCTCGTCGCCAAGGACGGCACGATCTCCTTCCTCGAGGTCAACACCCGCCTGCAGGTCGAGCACTGCGTCTCCGAGGAGGTCACCGGCATCGACCTGGTCCGCGAGATGTTCCGCATCGCCGCGGGCGACGAGCTCGGCTACGACGACCCCGAGATCCGTGGCCACGCCATCGAGTTCCGCATCAACGCGGAGGACGGCGGACGCAACTTCATGCCCGCCCCCGGCACGCTCTCGGCCTGGTCCCCGCCGCAGGGCCCCGGCATCCGCGTGGACGGCGGCTACGAGAACGGCGAGACCGTCCCCGGCTCGTTCGACTCGCTGATCGCCAAGCTCATCGTCACCGGCCGCGACCGCACCCAGGCCCTCGAGCGGTCCCGCCGCGCGCTCGACGAGTTCGTCGTCGACGGCATGCCGACCGTCATCCCGTTCCACCAGGCGGTCGTCCGCGACCCGGCGTACGTCGGCGCGTCGACCCCCTCCGGCGAGGGCGAGTTCACCGTCTACACCACCTGGATCGAGACCGACTTCGACAACCAGATCACGCCGTACGCCGGCGACTCGGCCGAGGCCGAGGAGGCCGGTGAGCGTCAGCGGGTCGTGGTCGAGGTCGGTGGCAAGCGGCTCGAGGTCGTCCTCCCCGCTGGTCTCGGCGGCCTCGCCGCGGGTGGCCCGGCTGCGGGCGGCAAGAAGCCGAAGCGGTCCGCCGGCAAGAAGGCCGGCGCCGCCGTCTCCGGCGACGCGGTGGCCAGCCCCATGCAGGGCACCATCGTCAAGGTCGTCGTCGAGGAGGGCCAGGAGGTCGCCGAGGGCGACACCGTGGTCGTCATCGAGGCCATGAAGATGGAGCAGCCGCTCAAGGCCCACAAGTCCGGCACCGTCACCGGCCTGCAGGTCGAGGTCGGCGCCACCGTCTCCAACGGCGCCGTCATCTGCGAGCTGAAGGACTGA